A segment of the Candidatus Eremiobacteraceae bacterium genome:
CGAGCACGACGAGTTTGCCGTCGACGTCGCGTTCCGGCACGTCGCGGTCGAGCACTTCGAGCGACTGCGAGACGTCGCGAAGCTGTGAAAGCACTTCCAGACCTCTGCGTCCGCGTCCGCGTTTGAGGCTGTCCACCGAATCGGCGATGGTCTGCAGTTCGCGCAGCACGAACTTGGGGACGATGAGCCGACCGTCCACGAATCCCGCTTGCACGATTTCAAGGATGCGTCCGTCGATGATGACCGACGTATCGAGCAGCTTCGGCGGCGCATCGCCTCCGTGCATCGCGCCGCGCGTCCAGGTCGAAAGCCGCTGGCGCAGGCCGACGCGCACACCGAGATAGCTGAAGAACAGCGTGATCATGGTGTAGAGGACGAACGAAAGCATCGGGCCGTAGCGCGGCAATTGGTTGAACCCGCTGAAGATGTCGCGCACGAAGAACGAAACGGTGAGTCCGACGATCAATCCGATCGCGCCCGAGAGCGCCTCGGCCGGCTGCAGCCGTGCGATGCTGTCTTCGATGCCGTAGATCAGCTGCTCGAAGGCGCGGAAGAACAGCGGCGAAACCGCGATGCCCAAGAGCGCGCCGAGGACGGGAAGTCCGATGTCGCGCAAGAGCGCCATCATGCCGATGGCGCCGATGAACGCTTCGAAGTGCAAGGAAAGCTCGTGGCCGCCGATGATGCCGAGGATGCAGAACAGCACGGCGAATGTGGTCCGCAGAGCGAGATTGGTCACGTTGGCTCGTTTCGAGAGAGATCGGGGGAGAGGAATTCGGCGCAGACGGAGTTGGCAAGCAATCGGCCTCTGCCGGTGAGACGCGCGCGTGCGCCATCGTCTTCGAGCAACCCGGCCGCCGAGCATTTTTTCCGGGCCGCGCGAAAGACCGACGCCGAATCGATCCCGAAGCGGCGCGCGAAGTCCGCGTCGACGATTCCTTCGTCGGTCCGCAATGCCAGCATCGATGCTTCGCCGATTCGCCGTTCGATAGATAAACGCTCCTCATACGCGCGCACCGGCCGGCCCGTTTCCATCGCCGCGCAATAACCCTCGAAATCGCGCTGATTCGCGTACCGCAGCCCACTTTCGTAACCGGCGGCGGACATGCCGAACGCGAGACAATCACGTTGCCGCCAATAGCCGATGTTGTGCGCGCTCTCGTAACCCGGCAGCGCGAAATTGGAGATCTCGTAGTGCGCGAATCCCGCATCATTCAAAATCGCGTCCGCGGTCTCGAGCTGATCGGCCACGAGTTCCTCATCGGGAAAGTCCAGCGGGTTGCGCGCGTACCACGACGCATACGGCGTACCTGTTTCGATGGTGAGGCCGTAGACGGAGACGTGCGTCACCGGACTTGCGACGGCGGCGTGAAGCGACGCCTCGAACGACGAGCGAGTCTGTCCGGGCGCGCCGGCGATCAGATCGAGGCTGACGTTTTCGAATCCGGCGGCACGCGCCGCGTCGAGGAATGCCGTCGCTTGCGCGGCCGAATGATCTCGGCCCAATCGATGAAGCTCGACATCGTCAAACGACTGCACGCCCACCGACAAGCGATTGATGCCTGCATCGCGCCAGCGGTCGAGGTCCGAAAGACCGCGCGAGGGATTCGCCTCGAGCGTGACTTCGATCGTGCCAGGATCGATGGCGAACCTCGCGCATAGGCGCTCCATCAAACTTTCGATCCGCGCAGCGGGCAGCGCCGAAGGGGTGCCGCCGCCGAAGTAGACCGTCGCGATGCCGCCCGCCGGTTTTGCGGCGCGCTCGATCTCGGTTTGCAGCGCCGCGCAGTAGCGCTCGATAGCTTGTTGGCGCGTGCGGACGACCGCGAAGTCGCAATAGGGACAGATGCGGTCGCAAAACGGGATATGCACGTACGCGCCGGTGCCGGTGTCGGCAATCGAAGCGGCCCAGCGCGGCGCCGGTGACGTTACGGGATGAAGCATACGCCGACCGCGCCCGGGCCGGCGTGAGTCCCGACGGTCGGCCCTATGTCGCAAGTGATTTCCGAGACCGGCTCGGTGGCGATCCGCAGCCGCTCGCTGATGGACGCTGCAAGCTCGGGCGCGACGGAGTGCAGGATTGCGATCCGTGCACGGGCTTTGTCCGGCATGCGGTCTATGGCCGTCTGCACGAGTTGATCCACCGCGCGCGTGAACGTGCGCACTTTGGTGTGCTCGCTCACGGCACCGTCTTTCAGCGTGAGTATCGGCACGATTTTCAAGACGTTTCCCACTAGTCCTCGAACGCCGCCGATGCGGCCGCCGCGGGCGAGGTATGTGAGGCTTGGAACGGTCGCGAACAGTTGGACGTGCGGCAAGTCCGCGCGAATCGCTTTCTCGACGTCGTCGAAAGAAGCGCCTTCGGTGAAGCGGTGTCGCGCATCGATGGCCAGCATGGCGATCCCGGCGGAAACGCATCGCGTATCGATGACCGATATGCGCCGCGCGTCCACCATCGATGCGCCGATCGACGCAGCGTTGAACGTGCCCGACAGCGCGGCGGAGATGTGCAGCGAAAGAATGCGCTCGGCGCCGGCATCGAGCAGGCGACGGTAGGTCTCGACGAACGCGGCCGGCGCTGGCTGTGCGGTGATCGGCGGCTGCGGGCTCGTCTCCAATTTGGCATAGAACTCGGTGCTGGAGAGGTCGACGCCGTCGCGATACTCCTGATTGCCAAAGCGGATGGTCAGCGGCACGACGTCGACGCCGTTTGCTTGGGCGAGTGCGCCCATGTCCGCGGCCGAGTCGGTGACGATCGCAAAGCGCTCGCTCATACGGCTGCCCTCGTCGCGTCGGCGATCGCGCCGAGAACGTCCTGACGGACGGCGGTCAGCGCGGCCCGGCACGCGCTTTCGACGGCGAACGAATCCGTCCGGCCGTGACCGATAAGGCAGACGCCACGCACGCCGAGCAAGGGCGCGCCGCCATATTCGCGATAATCGAGCTTAGCCCTGACGCGCCGCAGGGCGGGAAGCATCAACGCGGCGCCGGCGCGCGCGCGCAAATTCTCCTTCGACGCGCGGCGCACGGAGCCGAAGATGTATTCCGACGTCGCCTCGACGAGCTTGAGGGCGACGTTGCCGACGAAGCCGTCGCAGACGATGACGTCGGCGTCGCCCAAGAGAAGATCGCCGCCTTCGACGTTGCCGATGAAATCGATTGGCGCCGCCCGGAGCAATGGAAACGCGGAAGCAGTCAAGGCGTTGCCCTTTCCCTCTTCTTCACCAACGGAGAGGAGGCCGACTTTCGGCGCTGCCACACCGAGCACGCCGCGAGAATACGCGACGCCCATCAACGCGAACTGCACGAGCCATTCCGGTTTGCAATCGACATTGGCGCCCGAGTCCAACAGCAGCATCGGGCCCTTTATCGCGGGCCATGCGGTCGCGAATGCCGATCGCGCGATGCCGGGCAGCGTGCGCAGTCTGATCGTCGCGATCGCCAAGAACGCTCCGCTGTTGCCCGCGGAGAAGGCGGCGTCGGCGTTGCTGTCGCGCACGAGCTCGATGGTGCGGCCCATGGACGTCTGGCCGCCGCGGCGCAGCGCGGCCGACGGCGCTTCGTGCATCGACACTTCCTCTGAGGCATGAACGATACGGACATTAGCGGCGGCGCCCGCCGCTGCGAGCAGAGGAGCGATGCGCTTTTCGTCGCCGACCAGCAACAGTTGAAATCCCAGCGCCTTGGCCGACTTGCACGCGCCCGCCACGACCTCCGCCGGGGCGAGGTCGCCTCCCATCGCGTCGATCGCGATGCGAACGTCGCTAGCGTTCAATGCAGACCACGTAGTCGGAAGACGGCTGTCCACCGTAGTAGACTTCGACAGCCATTTTCGGATAGGCGACGCGCACCGCGCCTGCCAGCGCTTCCGCATCCTTAAGTTTGCGGCTCGCGCCGTAGTAGAGCGTGGTGAGCTGCGCGTCGCTCGTCCCGCTCTCGCGCACGAGCGCGACGGCGATGCCGGCCGCGTCCGAACCCTCCACGAGCCGCTCTGGACTTCCGTTGCGCGCGTCGAGAGAACCGACAAGCTGATTTCTTTTCACGGCGACGCCGCCGATCTCTGCGTCACGGCCTGCTGCGAATATGGAGCCGCTCGCAGCCACCGTGGATTCGGCCGCAAGTTCGTCCGGCGCGACTTCTGCGTCTTGCGGTTTGTTCAACAAGGCGAAGAGCGTGGAAATCCCATCCCCGACGGTCCGCGTCGGCACGACCAACACGCGACGGTCGGTCAGGCGTCCGACTTCGTTGGCCGCGAGAATGACGTTTTTATCGTTGGGAAGCAGGTAGACGACCGGCGCCAGCACTTTGTTGACCGCGACGAGCAGGTCTTTCACCGACGGATTCATGGTCGCTCCGCCGAGAACGGTCACGTCGGCGCCAAGCTCCTTCGCTATCTTGACGAACCCCTCGCCGGGCACGACGGCGACGATGCCGCGCGGCTTTGCTTCCCGGTCCACCACCAAGACGTTATGCTGCTCTTCCATGTTGTCGATCTTGAGCTTGGAGACTTCGCCCAGTTCGCGCACGCTCTCCGCAACTTTTTGCGGAAAGTCGGTGTGGAGATGGACACGGATCGTGCCTTCGCCGCCCGCGACGATGAGCGAATCGCCTTGCGTCATCAGCTGTGAGCGCAGCTCGTCGACGCCGACCGTGGCTTTCGTCAGCACGAACTCGGTGCAAAAGCGGTTGACCTCGACATGCTGTTTGTTCGTGAACGTGATCGCTCGCACCGGTTTGCGCGGGAACGCCGTCGTGTATGTCGCGCGGCCGGGAAGCATGCGCAAAATGCCCTCCATGAAATACACAAACCCTTGCCCGCCCGCGTCGACGACTTTGGCCTCTTTGAGGATGGCGAGTTGTTCGGGCGTCTTTTCGAGCGCTGCGTTGGCGGCGACGACAACCGCGAGCATGACGCGATTGAAATCCGGTTCGGAGACGGCGGCCTTGAAGGCTGCCTCCGCCGCGGCCGACGCCACGGTCAAGATAGTGCCTTCCACGGGTTTGAGCAATGCTTGTCGCGCCGCATGCACGCCGTCGCCGAGCGCGGTTGCGAAGTCGACGGTGCCGATGGCGTTCTTGTGCCGCACCGCGCGCGCAAAGCCGCGGAACATCTGCGAGATGATGACGCCGGAGTTGCCGCGAGCCCCCATGAGCGCGCCTTCCGCAGCAGCGGCGGCGACGACCTTGAGATCGATGCTGTGCGCGGCGCGCGCTTCGATCATGGCGCTGCGCACGGTGAAAAGCATATTCGTGCCGGTATCGCCGTCGGGCACGGGGAAGACGTTCAGGTCGTTGATGACCGAGCGGTACTTCCTGAGGAAATACGTGCCAGCTATGACGAAGTTGGCAAACGTCTTTCCGTCGCAGCTGGTGATTCGCACACCTGACGTCTACGACGTCCCGTATAGCTGACCCTTGAAGCCCGCGTGCCGCTGTGGTATTATAGCGAGGTTGCTCTAGTCCGAGGAGAATCTTTTCATGGCCAAGCGATGCGACGTTTGCGGCAAAGGGCCGGCGTCCGGAAATAACGTCAGCCACTCGATGCGCAAAACGCGCCGTCGCTGGCTGCCGAACCTGCAGTCCGTCCGCGTCAAAGTCGGCGGCACGGTGAAGACCTCCAAAGTATGCACCGGCTGCTTACGATCGAAAAAGGTCACCCGCGCAGTCTAAACTCATGTTTTCCTGTAGGGCCGACCTTTATGGTCGGCCCTAATTTTTTTTTGGCCGACCATAAAGGTCGGCCCCACAGAATTGGTCGGCCCCGCAGATTAACCCAGGTGGTTGTAGCCGCGCGGTTCCAGCAGACGGCGGCCGGCGTCGTCCTCGATCCACACAACGCCGTCGCCCGGTTCGAAGCGGCCTATAGGCGAGAGCGATGTTCCGCATCGATGCTTCAACGCACTCGCAACATGTTTGAACGCGCGCCGCGAAGCTGCGAGCAGCAGCTCGTAGTCGTCGCCGCCGTGCAGGATGAGCTCGAGGGGCTCGACCTTGAGCGCGTTGGCCGCCGCGCGCAATGCGCTGGCCGGCTCGAGCAATCGTAGATCCACGACGGCGTCAACTCCGGATGAACGCGCCATGCGCGCGACGTCGCTCGAGATGCCGTCCGAAATGTCCATCATCGCGTGCACGGCTGCGCTGCCGCCGAGGAACGCGCCTTCGCGTAGCCGAGGCAGCGGCCGCAGATACGCGCCGCACACCGCATCGCGATCACGAACATCCAGCGTCTGCGCGATTCCCGCATCCAATACGCGCAATCCCGCCGCGGCGAGCCCGAGCGCACCGGTAAAGGCGATCACGTCGCCGGGCTTTGCTCCGCTCCGCAGCCGCATGCGCGTGCGGCGCACGTCGCCGGCCACGGTCACGCCGATGGTGAACACCGGTGACCGCACGATGTCGCCGCCGACAACTGCGCAGCCGGATGCGCCGGCAAGTTCTGCTATCCCTCGATAAAACGCGACGAGCCACGCTTCGTCTATCGCCGGAGTGAGCCCGAGCGCGAGCACGACGACGGCCGGACGGCCGCCCATCGCCGCGATATCTGAGAGATTCACCGCGAGGGCTTTGCGTCCAATATCTTCCGGCGTCGCGCCCGAAAGCCGGAAATGCGTTCCATCGACGAGCATGTCGGTTGTGATCAAGCTTAGGTGCGAAGCCGGTGCTTTCCACGCTGCTGCGTCGTCGCCGATGCCGGCGCTGACGGATCTTGGGGGCTCACCGAGCACCCGTTTGAGCGACAAGACGAGCGAGTCTTCGGTGAGCAGCGCCGCGATCAGTTCGCCCACAACTCTCGGACGAGTTTGATCGCCGCGCCGGGATTTGGCGTGCCATAGATGCCGGCGCCCATCACGATCGTGTCTGCGCCCGCTCGCCCGACCTCGACGAAGTTCTCCGCGTGCACGCCACCGTCGACCTCAAGCTCGACAGAATAGCCTCCATCCGCGATCATTCGCCGCGCGGCGGCGATCTTCGCGGTGGAGGTCGGAATGTATGACTGACCGCCGAAGCCCGGGTTGACGCTCATGATGAGCAACAGGTCGATGTACGGCAGGATCTGATCGAGTTCGGAGAGCGAGGTGGCCGGATTGACTGCCAGACCTGCGCGCGCTCCGCCGCTTTTTATCTGCTGGATCAGACGGTGCGCGTGCACCGTGGCTTCCCAATGCACGGTCACGATGTTCGCCCCTGCGTCGATGAACTCGTCGACGTACTTCTCGGGTTCCACGATCATCAAATGCGTATCGAACGTGAGCGGCGTGAGCTTGCGAAGGTCTTTGATGATCTTCGGCCCCCACGTGATATTGGGGACGAACCATCCATCCATGACATCGATATGGAAGTAATCGGCGCCGGCCTCGGCGACCACCGCCATCTGCGCACGGATGTCGGCGAAATCCGCCGACAGCAGCGATGGCGCGATCTTTGGGCAGCGGCGCGCGTCACCGAAGCTGGACTTCATGGAGCGCGACTTCGCGTCGCGCGGCGCCCATTCCTTAGAGCGCGGTCGAGTTCACGAGTGCGTCGTCCACGTACGTGTCGATCGTCGCAGAACCGGTGACCGTCACGTCGAACGAGAGCGTGAAGCCGCCGGTCGTGTGCTGGTCATAGAGCGTTCGAGCGCCGGTCGCATCGAGCAAGACAACGCGGATGTGCGCGGGCGATGACGATCCCGGCAGTGCGACCGACACCCGCATGCCTCGCGCGCCCTCCGGGGCCGGAAGCGCGCCGCTCGGCGTGGGCTGCGGCGAACCTTGATCGGGCGAACCGCTGGCGCCGGCAATCGGACTGACTTCAGCCGCCGGACTTTGTTCCAGCGGCACCGGCGTGGGCGGTGCGCCGCCGCTCACTTGCAAGGAGATGCGCTGGTTCGGCAACAGAGGCGAGCCGGCCGACGGATCTTGCGCGACCACCGTGCCTTTCGGTCTCGCTCCGGGCGCGATCGCAAGCTGGGTGATCTTGTCGAGCGGTATGCCTGCGTCTTTTGCAGCCGCAAGCGCGAACGACGCGGATGCACCGACGAAATTCGGCGCATATTTCTGCGGCCTGCCGCCTGCTACGACGAGTTCGACGCGCGATCCGGCCGGCAACGACGTGAACGCATCCGGCTTCTGATCGAGCACCGTTCCCGCGGTGACGTCTTCCTGTCTTTTCGTCTGCACGTCGCCGGCAAACAGATGCGCGTTCTCGAGCGCGACGGTCGCGTCGCGGAGCGACATCGCGCCGACATTCGGCACTTTGACGGTCGGCACGCCGTCGGATACGATGACGTCGACGCTTCGTCCCTCGCGCACCTCTTCGCCCGCCGCAGGCAATTGGCCGAGGATGCGATCCTTCGGTGCCTTAAAATCCGATCGCCGGGCGACGACGTGAAGCGTGACGCGCGAATCAGCCGCGAGCGTCTGCGCCGCCGAGAACTGAAGTCCGATCAACGACGGCACGGTGACCGGGGCGCCGGCGGGCGCGGTGAATGCGTTCCATGTGAACACGAGCCAGACGATGATGATCGCGGAAACCGCAAGCGCAGTCCAAAACGCGATGAAGTACCAAGGGCGTTTGCCGGCCGGCCGTTTTCCGCTCTTGGCGGCTCGCTCGGCGCGCAATTTCGCCGTGCGACGTCCGCCTCGCGGCTCATTCCCGCCGAAATCGCTCACGCAAGCTGTTCCAACACGGCGTCGGGAATGTCGGCATTGCTCGAG
Coding sequences within it:
- a CDS encoding PASTA domain-containing protein, producing MSDFGGNEPRGGRRTAKLRAERAAKSGKRPAGKRPWYFIAFWTALAVSAIIIVWLVFTWNAFTAPAGAPVTVPSLIGLQFSAAQTLAADSRVTLHVVARRSDFKAPKDRILGQLPAAGEEVREGRSVDVIVSDGVPTVKVPNVGAMSLRDATVALENAHLFAGDVQTKRQEDVTAGTVLDQKPDAFTSLPAGSRVELVVAGGRPQKYAPNFVGASASFALAAAKDAGIPLDKITQLAIAPGARPKGTVVAQDPSAGSPLLPNQRISLQVSGGAPPTPVPLEQSPAAEVSPIAGASGSPDQGSPQPTPSGALPAPEGARGMRVSVALPGSSSPAHIRVVLLDATGARTLYDQHTTGGFTLSFDVTVTGSATIDTYVDDALVNSTAL
- the plsX gene encoding phosphate acyltransferase PlsX, with product MNASDVRIAIDAMGGDLAPAEVVAGACKSAKALGFQLLLVGDEKRIAPLLAAAGAAANVRIVHASEEVSMHEAPSAALRRGGQTSMGRTIELVRDSNADAAFSAGNSGAFLAIATIRLRTLPGIARSAFATAWPAIKGPMLLLDSGANVDCKPEWLVQFALMGVAYSRGVLGVAAPKVGLLSVGEEEGKGNALTASAFPLLRAAPIDFIGNVEGGDLLLGDADVIVCDGFVGNVALKLVEATSEYIFGSVRRASKENLRARAGAALMLPALRRVRAKLDYREYGGAPLLGVRGVCLIGHGRTDSFAVESACRAALTAVRQDVLGAIADATRAAV
- the rpe gene encoding ribulose-phosphate 3-epimerase, whose amino-acid sequence is MKSSFGDARRCPKIAPSLLSADFADIRAQMAVVAEAGADYFHIDVMDGWFVPNITWGPKIIKDLRKLTPLTFDTHLMIVEPEKYVDEFIDAGANIVTVHWEATVHAHRLIQQIKSGGARAGLAVNPATSLSELDQILPYIDLLLIMSVNPGFGGQSYIPTSTAKIAAARRMIADGGYSVELEVDGGVHAENFVEVGRAGADTIVMGAGIYGTPNPGAAIKLVRELWAN
- the rpmB gene encoding 50S ribosomal protein L28, whose product is MAKRCDVCGKGPASGNNVSHSMRKTRRRWLPNLQSVRVKVGGTVKTSKVCTGCLRSKKVTRAV
- a CDS encoding DegV family protein, whose amino-acid sequence is MSERFAIVTDSAADMGALAQANGVDVVPLTIRFGNQEYRDGVDLSSTEFYAKLETSPQPPITAQPAPAAFVETYRRLLDAGAERILSLHISAALSGTFNAASIGASMVDARRISVIDTRCVSAGIAMLAIDARHRFTEGASFDDVEKAIRADLPHVQLFATVPSLTYLARGGRIGGVRGLVGNVLKIVPILTLKDGAVSEHTKVRTFTRAVDQLVQTAIDRMPDKARARIAILHSVAPELAASISERLRIATEPVSEITCDIGPTVGTHAGPGAVGVCFIP
- the thiL gene encoding thiamine-phosphate kinase; protein product: MGELIAALLTEDSLVLSLKRVLGEPPRSVSAGIGDDAAAWKAPASHLSLITTDMLVDGTHFRLSGATPEDIGRKALAVNLSDIAAMGGRPAVVVLALGLTPAIDEAWLVAFYRGIAELAGASGCAVVGGDIVRSPVFTIGVTVAGDVRRTRMRLRSGAKPGDVIAFTGALGLAAAGLRVLDAGIAQTLDVRDRDAVCGAYLRPLPRLREGAFLGGSAAVHAMMDISDGISSDVARMARSSGVDAVVDLRLLEPASALRAAANALKVEPLELILHGGDDYELLLAASRRAFKHVASALKHRCGTSLSPIGRFEPGDGVVWIEDDAGRRLLEPRGYNHLG
- a CDS encoding DAK2 domain-containing protein, with the translated sequence MRITSCDGKTFANFVIAGTYFLRKYRSVINDLNVFPVPDGDTGTNMLFTVRSAMIEARAAHSIDLKVVAAAAAEGALMGARGNSGVIISQMFRGFARAVRHKNAIGTVDFATALGDGVHAARQALLKPVEGTILTVASAAAEAAFKAAVSEPDFNRVMLAVVVAANAALEKTPEQLAILKEAKVVDAGGQGFVYFMEGILRMLPGRATYTTAFPRKPVRAITFTNKQHVEVNRFCTEFVLTKATVGVDELRSQLMTQGDSLIVAGGEGTIRVHLHTDFPQKVAESVRELGEVSKLKIDNMEEQHNVLVVDREAKPRGIVAVVPGEGFVKIAKELGADVTVLGGATMNPSVKDLLVAVNKVLAPVVYLLPNDKNVILAANEVGRLTDRRVLVVPTRTVGDGISTLFALLNKPQDAEVAPDELAAESTVAASGSIFAAGRDAEIGGVAVKRNQLVGSLDARNGSPERLVEGSDAAGIAVALVRESGTSDAQLTTLYYGASRKLKDAEALAGAVRVAYPKMAVEVYYGGQPSSDYVVCIER
- the hemW gene encoding radical SAM family heme chaperone HemW is translated as MLHPVTSPAPRWAASIADTGTGAYVHIPFCDRICPYCDFAVVRTRQQAIERYCAALQTEIERAAKPAGGIATVYFGGGTPSALPAARIESLMERLCARFAIDPGTIEVTLEANPSRGLSDLDRWRDAGINRLSVGVQSFDDVELHRLGRDHSAAQATAFLDAARAAGFENVSLDLIAGAPGQTRSSFEASLHAAVASPVTHVSVYGLTIETGTPYASWYARNPLDFPDEELVADQLETADAILNDAGFAHYEISNFALPGYESAHNIGYWRQRDCLAFGMSAAGYESGLRYANQRDFEGYCAAMETGRPVRAYEERLSIERRIGEASMLALRTDEGIVDADFARRFGIDSASVFRAARKKCSAAGLLEDDGARARLTGRGRLLANSVCAEFLSPDLSRNEPT